The Bacteroidota bacterium genome includes a window with the following:
- a CDS encoding response regulator: MTRNFSYKFESFSVELSDTFFSDKANKEINTRQQKVLKSSIYNMKPLMAEIINSSQSIEAIWMQFHSSIYYLFAKTLNISDSVNLKIFYNKKSKLIENYKNDYHKNQIYRSSLIDKNANSTSIITVLSPVYIEDGIFLGMIGVDIKIDDFFNELLFSSSLEINKIQKSELIPERFGDEFSFLVDHYGEIVALPYEFLNLLGIEIKDENAGDVNNYNILETKNHQFKEIANKIVKGENDFVKFDSNNEYYYTSYYPIKSMGWSICRIVPEKNILSSIFETQSAVYKTLRRIILNFLLITVVFWMISFTIFKLFLNRNLHTPLKTITNSFKIIANGNLNHRINLNQKDEIGNIANSFNSMTLKLNLSQKELQEHKDNLEIIVEGRTNELIESNLKLVEEINERKETEQKLKNAKIIAEEANNLKTTFLSNMTHEIRTPMNSIIGFSRMLTKTDFEDCDKEKFLELIIENGKSLLKTVNDILEASKIEAGLVAVSLKPCNISKLINEIFTSIKSNKYYQNGHIEFILKQREKEIITFSDTIRLQQVITTLIENAFKFTKSGFVELGSYIKKIDDEKKVVIYVKDSGIGIEENKMKQIFDRFRQGDDSRTRGFGGTGLGLSISKKLGKLLGGEINVESKINEGSCFSIEIPYDQNRNGASQTIEFENIWKDKSIIVADDVKSNFDFICEILRPTKAKVHWAENGKECIDILKRNKKTHLILMDIQMPVLNGIDATKYIKGIDPKIPIIAQTAFALSKDIDEIYKAGCIDYLIKPIFPRDLINKINKLF; encoded by the coding sequence TTGACGAGAAATTTTAGCTACAAATTTGAAAGTTTTTCTGTAGAACTATCAGATACTTTTTTTTCAGATAAAGCAAATAAAGAAATCAATACTAGACAGCAAAAAGTACTTAAAAGTTCAATTTACAATATGAAACCATTGATGGCGGAAATAATAAATAGTTCGCAATCTATTGAAGCCATCTGGATGCAATTCCATTCTTCTATTTATTATTTATTTGCTAAAACCTTAAATATTAGTGATAGTGTAAATTTGAAAATATTTTATAATAAAAAATCTAAGTTAATTGAAAACTATAAGAATGATTATCATAAAAATCAAATATACAGAAGTAGCCTAATTGATAAAAACGCCAATTCGACATCGATAATTACAGTTTTGTCTCCAGTCTATATCGAAGATGGAATTTTCTTAGGTATGATAGGGGTTGATATTAAGATTGACGATTTTTTTAATGAATTATTATTTTCGAGCAGTTTGGAAATCAATAAAATTCAAAAATCAGAACTAATACCAGAAAGATTTGGAGATGAATTTTCTTTTCTTGTTGATCATTATGGGGAAATTGTTGCTCTTCCATACGAGTTTTTGAATTTGTTAGGAATTGAAATTAAAGACGAAAACGCAGGTGATGTAAACAATTATAATATTTTAGAAACCAAAAACCATCAATTTAAAGAAATAGCGAATAAAATTGTCAAAGGTGAAAACGATTTTGTAAAATTCGATTCAAACAATGAATATTATTATACATCCTATTATCCAATAAAATCTATGGGTTGGAGTATTTGTAGAATTGTCCCAGAAAAGAATATTTTATCTTCAATCTTTGAAACACAAAGTGCAGTGTATAAAACACTTAGAAGAATTATTTTAAACTTTCTTTTAATCACTGTTGTTTTCTGGATGATTTCTTTTACAATATTTAAATTATTTTTGAATAGAAATTTACACACACCACTAAAAACTATAACAAATTCATTTAAAATAATTGCAAATGGAAATTTGAATCATAGAATAAACCTCAATCAAAAAGATGAAATTGGAAATATTGCAAACTCATTCAATTCGATGACTCTAAAACTTAATTTATCGCAAAAAGAATTACAGGAACATAAAGATAATCTCGAAATAATTGTAGAAGGGCGAACCAACGAATTGATTGAATCTAATTTAAAACTGGTTGAAGAAATTAATGAAAGAAAAGAAACAGAACAAAAACTAAAAAATGCAAAAATAATTGCTGAAGAGGCTAATAATCTGAAAACTACTTTTTTGTCGAATATGACTCACGAAATTCGAACTCCAATGAATTCTATAATTGGATTTTCGCGAATGCTTACAAAAACAGACTTTGAAGATTGCGACAAAGAAAAGTTTCTCGAACTAATTATCGAAAATGGAAAGAGTTTATTAAAAACCGTGAACGATATTCTTGAAGCATCAAAAATTGAAGCCGGACTGGTTGCAGTTAGCTTAAAACCTTGCAATATCTCTAAACTAATAAATGAGATATTTACATCAATAAAATCAAATAAATATTATCAAAACGGACATATTGAATTTATTTTAAAACAAAGGGAAAAAGAAATTATTACATTTTCTGATACTATACGTTTACAACAAGTTATTACAACATTAATTGAAAACGCCTTTAAATTTACAAAATCAGGATTTGTAGAATTAGGAAGTTACATAAAAAAAATTGATGATGAAAAAAAGGTTGTTATATATGTAAAAGACAGTGGAATAGGGATTGAAGAAAATAAAATGAAACAAATTTTCGACAGGTTCAGGCAAGGAGATGATTCTCGTACACGAGGATTTGGAGGTACAGGATTAGGATTATCTATTTCCAAGAAACTCGGAAAATTGCTTGGGGGAGAAATAAATGTTGAATCTAAAATTAATGAAGGCTCATGTTTTTCTATAGAAATTCCATACGATCAAAATAGAAATGGAGCTTCACAAACCATAGAATTTGAAAATATTTGGAAAGATAAATCAATAATCGTTGCTGATGATGTAAAATCGAATTTTGACTTTATTTGTGAAATATTAAGGCCTACAAAAGCGAAAGTACATTGGGCAGAAAACGGAAAAGAATGTATTGATATTTTGAAAAGAAATAAGAAAACACACTTAATATTAATGGATATACAAATGCCGGTTCTCAATGGAATTGATGCTACAAAATATATTAAAGGTATAGACCCAAAAATTCCGATAATTGCACAAACAGCTTTTGCACTTTCCAAAGACATAGACGAAATTTACAAAGCCGGCTGCATAGATTATTTAATAAAACCCATATTTCCAAGAGATTTAATTAATAAAATTAACAAGCTATTCTGA
- a CDS encoding response regulator codes for MFVQKESKVSKFEIHPINLSFQGESKDLEKEFIADYTSKSLQTIRITLLIASVFYAIFGFLDAKLIPEMKNLLWLIRYAFVIPFIIGVILFSYSKHFKNWIQPILSFTMVVSGIGIIIMIIIAPTPINYAYYAGLILIFMFGYILIRLRFIWASLAGWTIVIIYELIAIDNTPYEIFLNNNFFFISANIIGMAVCYYFEYYLRRDFFLVNKLKKEQKKVLQINNELEQRVVERTEQLKVSNDELLIEVRNKRIAEVELKKSQKFLETIIDNIPAMIFVKDTKNLKFIIFNKISETILGLKREEVINKSNSEIFATDSADIFSKEDQKIIEGDCEIIVVEEYFETKNHEKRLFHTKKLPILFEEGKPEYILGISEDITDRNQNEENLRSAKIKAEESDKLKTAFLSNMSHEIRTPMNAIIGFAGLLTDHEITAEEKESYIFQINQNSNALLNLIEDIVDISKIESGQLKINIDECLINKIILDIYSTFSENQQLFSEKNVELKWSMANSNPDFSIRTDTFRLHQILNNLVGNAIKFTEKGSIEFGYILKDSDTILFYVKDTGIGIADDKISYIFDRFGKVESDKSRLYRGAGLGLTISKSLIELLDGEIWVESSLGKGSTFHFTIPINKIVIVEGKAKILDFKTKFVENTDSVVNIWNEKRILIAEDVASNFQYAKAVLSPTGANIVWAKNGFEAVEICKADDSIDLILMDIQMPEINGYEATHRIKSFRKQLPIIALTAFALSSERDDCFAEGCDDYMAKPIKANKLISIIKKYI; via the coding sequence ATGTTTGTACAAAAGGAATCTAAAGTAAGCAAATTCGAAATTCATCCGATAAACCTGTCATTTCAAGGGGAATCAAAAGATCTGGAAAAAGAATTTATTGCTGATTACACCAGTAAATCTTTACAAACAATTCGCATTACTCTTTTAATAGCATCAGTTTTTTATGCAATTTTCGGATTCTTAGACGCAAAATTAATTCCAGAGATGAAAAATCTTCTTTGGCTAATTCGATACGCTTTCGTAATTCCATTCATAATCGGTGTTATTTTGTTTTCATATTCAAAACACTTTAAAAATTGGATACAACCTATATTATCTTTTACCATGGTTGTAAGTGGAATAGGAATTATTATAATGATAATAATTGCACCTACTCCAATTAATTATGCCTACTATGCCGGACTGATATTAATTTTTATGTTCGGTTATATTCTGATAAGATTAAGATTTATATGGGCAAGTTTGGCAGGATGGACAATTGTGATTATATACGAACTTATTGCCATAGATAATACTCCTTACGAAATATTTTTAAACAATAATTTCTTTTTTATCAGTGCAAATATTATTGGAATGGCAGTTTGTTATTATTTCGAATATTATTTAAGAAGAGATTTCTTTCTCGTTAATAAATTAAAAAAGGAGCAAAAGAAAGTCCTGCAAATTAATAATGAATTAGAACAAAGAGTTGTTGAACGAACAGAACAACTAAAAGTTAGCAACGATGAATTATTGATTGAAGTCAGGAATAAAAGAATTGCTGAGGTTGAGCTTAAAAAAAGCCAGAAATTTCTGGAAACAATAATAGACAATATACCTGCAATGATTTTTGTGAAAGACACAAAAAATCTTAAATTTATTATATTCAATAAAATTAGCGAAACCATTTTAGGATTGAAACGCGAAGAGGTGATAAACAAATCGAATAGTGAAATATTTGCTACAGATTCAGCAGATATTTTTTCGAAGGAAGACCAAAAAATCATAGAAGGAGATTGCGAAATAATTGTAGTTGAGGAATATTTCGAAACAAAAAACCACGAAAAAAGACTGTTTCACACAAAAAAACTACCCATACTTTTTGAAGAGGGCAAACCAGAATACATTTTAGGTATTTCAGAAGATATCACCGACAGAAATCAAAACGAAGAAAATCTGAGAAGTGCTAAAATAAAAGCCGAAGAGTCCGACAAATTGAAGACAGCATTTCTTTCAAATATGAGCCACGAAATTCGGACCCCAATGAATGCAATAATTGGTTTTGCAGGTCTATTGACCGACCATGAAATTACGGCAGAAGAAAAAGAATCCTACATTTTTCAGATAAATCAAAACAGTAATGCTTTATTGAATTTAATTGAAGATATTGTTGATATTTCAAAAATTGAATCAGGGCAGCTGAAAATCAATATCGACGAATGTTTGATAAACAAAATCATTTTAGACATTTATTCTACATTTTCCGAAAATCAGCAGCTTTTTTCCGAAAAAAATGTTGAGTTAAAATGGTCAATGGCAAATAGTAATCCAGATTTTTCGATTCGGACCGACACATTCAGGTTACATCAAATTCTGAACAACCTTGTCGGGAATGCAATAAAATTTACAGAAAAAGGGTCAATAGAATTTGGATATATTCTAAAAGATTCAGATACAATTTTGTTCTACGTAAAAGATACAGGGATTGGCATTGCCGATGATAAAATTAGTTATATTTTCGATAGATTCGGAAAAGTTGAATCAGACAAATCCAGACTTTATAGAGGAGCAGGCTTAGGATTAACAATTTCAAAGAGCTTAATAGAATTATTGGATGGAGAAATTTGGGTTGAGTCTTCCCTTGGAAAAGGCTCAACTTTTCATTTTACAATTCCAATAAATAAAATCGTTATAGTTGAAGGAAAGGCAAAAATATTAGATTTTAAAACCAAGTTTGTTGAAAATACTGATAGTGTTGTTAACATTTGGAACGAAAAACGAATACTTATAGCAGAAGATGTTGCTTCAAATTTTCAATATGCTAAAGCCGTTTTGAGTCCTACAGGAGCAAATATTGTATGGGCAAAAAATGGCTTCGAAGCAGTTGAAATTTGTAAAGCCGATGATAGTATTGATTTGATACTCATGGATATACAAATGCCTGAAATAAATGGTTATGAAGCTACTCACAGAATAAAATCCTTTAGAAAACAACTTCCAATTATTGCTCTGACTGCTTTCGCATTATCTTCTGAAAGAGATGATTGTTTTGCGGAAGGTTGCGACGATTATATGGCAAAACCAATCAAAGCTAACAAGCTAATTTCCATTATTAAAAAGTATATATAG
- a CDS encoding peptide MFS transporter has protein sequence MLKGHPKGLLVAFFTNMGERFGFYTMMAILVLFLQAKYGLSEDIAGDVYSWFYFAIYALALVGGILADATRKYKTVIMAGQIIMFGGYIIMAVPDLPQVITFTALGIIAFGNGLFKGNLQAVVGQMYDNPKYDKVRDTAYMIFYMGINVGAFFAPFVATGMRNWFLKTQDFLHDGSLPALCHQFQNGSLDNTNQFQALADQVSLSGPVTDLSSFSHNYLDAFSHGYNYAFGVAAIAMVISLVVYIVFNKHLPKKETSATESKITFSEKPFAIPIAVVVGIVVAFGVSLLKDIETGAAIGLFAAFVTWIITISTKEEKSRVSALLLVFFVVIFFWMAFHQNGLTLTFFARDYTAKAVDPATYMFFELENILSVIAFLAGIVLVLGKGKKLNTRLIGGALLVAGGSSVYYLFTKADPDSNPIAPEVFQSFNPLFIVTLTFLVMGVFSWLNKKGKEPSTPRKIGYGMIIAAVGFVVMLVGSLNLVSPHELQVVDQATGEIVRSNPVPDSSRVMPYWLISTYLILTVAELFLSPMGLSFVSKVAPGRFQGLMQGGWLLATAVGNKLLFIGSSFWGKIDLWQLWLIFVACCLVSAAFIFAIMKRLEKTN, from the coding sequence ATGTTGAAAGGACACCCGAAGGGTTTGTTAGTAGCTTTTTTTACCAACATGGGCGAGCGATTTGGTTTTTATACTATGATGGCAATTCTCGTACTTTTTCTTCAGGCCAAATATGGTCTGAGTGAAGACATTGCCGGAGATGTTTACAGTTGGTTTTATTTTGCAATCTATGCATTAGCATTGGTTGGCGGTATTTTGGCAGATGCCACCCGTAAGTACAAGACTGTTATTATGGCTGGACAAATTATCATGTTTGGTGGCTACATTATTATGGCCGTTCCTGATTTACCTCAAGTGATTACATTTACTGCACTAGGTATAATAGCCTTTGGTAATGGGTTGTTTAAAGGTAATCTACAAGCTGTTGTTGGCCAGATGTACGACAACCCAAAGTATGACAAAGTAAGAGACACTGCATACATGATTTTCTATATGGGAATCAATGTTGGGGCATTTTTTGCTCCTTTTGTGGCAACAGGAATGAGAAATTGGTTCTTAAAAACACAAGATTTCTTACATGACGGATCTCTTCCCGCATTGTGTCACCAGTTCCAGAATGGTAGCCTTGACAATACAAATCAATTTCAGGCTTTGGCTGACCAGGTTAGTTTGAGTGGGCCGGTAACTGATCTAAGTTCATTTTCACATAATTATCTTGATGCTTTCTCACATGGATATAATTATGCTTTTGGAGTTGCTGCGATTGCAATGGTAATTTCTCTGGTTGTTTATATCGTGTTCAACAAGCACCTACCAAAAAAAGAAACCTCAGCTACTGAATCTAAAATTACATTTAGTGAAAAACCTTTCGCTATTCCTATAGCAGTTGTGGTTGGTATCGTTGTTGCCTTTGGTGTAAGCCTTTTAAAAGATATTGAAACAGGTGCAGCTATCGGACTTTTTGCTGCTTTTGTTACTTGGATCATAACAATCTCAACAAAAGAAGAAAAATCAAGAGTTTCAGCATTATTGCTAGTATTCTTTGTCGTAATCTTTTTCTGGATGGCATTCCATCAAAATGGTCTTACATTAACATTCTTCGCAAGAGATTATACGGCAAAGGCTGTTGATCCTGCTACCTATATGTTCTTTGAGCTAGAAAATATCCTTTCTGTTATCGCATTCTTAGCCGGAATAGTGCTTGTCTTAGGAAAAGGGAAGAAACTTAATACACGCCTAATTGGTGGAGCTTTATTGGTAGCTGGAGGTTCTTCTGTGTACTATCTGTTTACAAAAGCAGATCCTGACAGCAATCCAATTGCACCTGAGGTTTTCCAATCCTTTAATCCATTGTTCATTGTTACGCTTACATTTCTTGTAATGGGAGTGTTCTCATGGCTCAATAAAAAAGGAAAGGAACCATCCACCCCAAGAAAGATTGGATACGGTATGATTATAGCAGCTGTTGGTTTTGTGGTGATGTTAGTTGGCTCGCTGAATTTGGTATCACCTCATGAACTCCAAGTAGTTGATCAAGCGACTGGAGAAATTGTCAGATCAAATCCAGTTCCTGACTCATCCAGAGTGATGCCTTACTGGCTAATTTCGACCTACCTGATATTAACTGTTGCAGAACTATTCCTAAGTCCAATGGGATTATCATTTGTTTCAAAAGTAGCTCCTGGCAGATTCCAGGGATTGATGCAAGGAGGTTGGTTACTGGCAACAGCGGTAGGTAATAAGCTTCTATTTATTGGAAGTAGCTTCTGGGGAAAGATAGACCTATGGCAATTATGGTTAATTTTCGTTGCATGTTGTCTCGTATCAGCAGCATTTATCTTTGCAATTATGAAAAGATTAGAGAAAACAAACTAA